A stretch of Aureispira sp. CCB-E DNA encodes these proteins:
- the trmD gene encoding tRNA (guanosine(37)-N1)-methyltransferase TrmD produces the protein MRIDIISAVPSLMESPFAHSIMQRAQDKGLLEIVLHDLRTYGIGKHKQIDDYQFGGGAGMVMMVEPIANVIESLKAERDYDEIIYMTPDGERLEQKHCNQLSLKENLIILCGHYKGVDQRVRDLYITKEISIGDFVLSGGELPAAVLVDSIGRLLPGVLNDESSALFDSFQDNLLAPPVYTRPADYKGHKIPDILLSGHKRKIEDWRDEQAYLRTQKLRPDLLD, from the coding sequence ATGCGTATAGATATCATTTCTGCCGTTCCTAGCCTAATGGAAAGTCCATTTGCTCACTCAATCATGCAACGCGCACAGGATAAAGGCTTGCTAGAAATTGTTTTACATGACTTAAGAACGTATGGAATTGGCAAGCACAAGCAAATTGATGATTATCAATTTGGAGGCGGAGCAGGTATGGTTATGATGGTAGAACCAATCGCCAATGTCATTGAATCGCTAAAAGCAGAGCGAGACTATGACGAAATTATCTATATGACACCTGATGGAGAACGCTTGGAGCAAAAACATTGTAATCAATTGTCTCTCAAAGAGAATTTAATCATTTTATGTGGTCATTACAAAGGAGTAGATCAAAGGGTTAGAGACTTGTATATTACCAAAGAAATCTCCATCGGTGATTTTGTGCTATCGGGAGGAGAATTGCCCGCAGCTGTCTTGGTTGATTCTATAGGTCGTCTCTTGCCTGGCGTACTTAATGATGAATCGTCGGCTTTGTTTGATTCTTTTCAAGACAATTTGTTAGCGCCACCTGTTTACACACGCCCTGCGGATTATAAAGGGCATAAAATTCCAGATATTTTATTATCTGGTCACAAACGAAAGATTGAAGACTGGCGAGACGAACAAGCTTATTTAAGAACTCAAAAGCTACGTCCTGACCTATTAGACTAA
- a CDS encoding S-adenosyl-l-methionine hydroxide adenosyltransferase family protein, whose amino-acid sequence MNVVTLTTDFGWRDYCVGVIKGNILSQGIPVIFADITHDIENYNIVQASYILKNAYKSFPKGTIHLISVNNFYKKHPRFLAILHDGHYFIGPDNGIFSLMFSTPLQQVYELDYSIGNAVFGVKEIFAKAIGFILKGKPFKDIGKPAKDILERLSLRPITGKDQIRGSVIHIDNYKNVILNIDRPLFDRIRQKRDFEIYFKRYDPITTISKNYADVPVGEVLCLFNSSGLLEIAVNMDKAATLFGLEVDEAIQIDFLIPEID is encoded by the coding sequence ATGAATGTTGTAACCCTAACAACGGATTTTGGATGGCGGGACTACTGCGTGGGAGTTATAAAGGGTAACATCCTATCACAAGGCATACCTGTTATTTTCGCAGATATTACACATGATATTGAAAACTACAATATCGTGCAGGCATCCTATATTCTAAAAAATGCCTATAAAAGCTTTCCTAAAGGTACAATTCATTTGATTTCGGTCAACAATTTTTATAAAAAACACCCTCGATTTTTAGCTATCTTACACGATGGTCATTATTTCATAGGACCTGATAATGGCATTTTCTCACTTATGTTTTCAACGCCTCTTCAACAGGTTTATGAGTTAGATTACTCTATTGGTAACGCTGTTTTTGGAGTGAAAGAAATTTTTGCTAAAGCCATTGGTTTTATTTTAAAAGGCAAGCCATTCAAAGACATTGGCAAACCAGCCAAAGATATCTTAGAACGTTTATCCTTGCGCCCAATTACAGGAAAAGATCAAATTAGAGGCTCGGTCATCCATATTGATAATTACAAAAATGTTATCCTGAATATAGATCGACCACTTTTTGACCGAATTCGACAAAAGCGTGATTTTGAGATTTACTTTAAGCGATACGATCCAATTACCACGATTAGCAAAAATTATGCGGATGTTCCTGTTGGTGAAGTCCTTTGCTTGTTTAACTCGTCAGGCTTACTGGAAATTGCTGTGAATATGGATAAAGCAGCGACTTTGTTTGGACTAGAAGTAGACGAAGCCATTCAAATTGATTTTCTTATCCCTGAAATTGATTGA